The Halopseudomonas sabulinigri genome window below encodes:
- a CDS encoding sensor histidine kinase yields the protein MSATAAEREQQRLGALAQYQVMDSASEQAFDDITALASLWLEMPIALISLVDDHRQWFKSRVGLDALETPRDLAFCAHAIAQGHLMEVPDARQDSRFSHNPLVTDAPFIRFYAGMPISTPQGHLLGTLCVIDNKPRQLDAVQRETLERLTRMVEYQLELRLALIHSAERERELREQRALAEGVLDNIHAGVVVCNEAGELTIFNNTARDWHGLDVLKIPPEQWALYYDLYRADGTTPLPPNEIPLLRAWQGEQVENAEICLQAQGQAPRILLCNGGPLERQTRQSSAIVVMHDITELRQATQLKSQFLATVSHELRTPLTSLSGAISLLRGGTCGELPAAAQRLLQIAHDNGLRLNELINDLLDLEKLEAGKLPLLCSNQPLRPLLEQVLEANRLYAQRYKVSLRLQEPCANPEVYVDPRRLLQVLSNYLSNAAKFSHEHGEVIVECEQLTDQVEVRVIDQGIGIDSAQIGNLFQKFTQLDVGDTRQRGGTGLGLVICKELIERMQGEVGVSSTLGQGATFWFRLPLTSGTEPQ from the coding sequence ATGAGCGCCACTGCAGCCGAACGAGAGCAGCAACGACTGGGAGCGCTGGCGCAGTACCAGGTCATGGACAGCGCCAGCGAGCAGGCCTTCGACGACATTACTGCGCTGGCGTCGCTGTGGCTGGAGATGCCCATTGCGCTTATTTCGCTGGTGGACGACCACCGTCAGTGGTTCAAGAGCCGGGTGGGGCTCGACGCACTGGAAACCCCACGCGATCTCGCCTTTTGCGCCCACGCCATCGCCCAGGGCCACCTTATGGAAGTGCCCGATGCACGCCAGGACTCACGCTTCAGCCACAATCCGCTGGTCACTGATGCGCCCTTCATTCGGTTCTACGCCGGCATGCCGATCAGTACGCCCCAGGGCCACCTGCTAGGCACGCTTTGTGTAATAGACAACAAACCGAGACAGCTGGATGCGGTGCAACGCGAAACCCTGGAGCGACTGACCCGCATGGTCGAATACCAGCTGGAGTTGCGACTGGCGCTGATTCATAGCGCCGAGCGCGAACGGGAGTTACGCGAGCAACGCGCGCTGGCGGAAGGCGTGCTGGACAACATTCACGCCGGCGTGGTGGTCTGCAACGAGGCGGGCGAGCTGACTATTTTCAATAACACCGCGCGCGACTGGCATGGCCTGGATGTGCTCAAGATTCCGCCTGAGCAGTGGGCCCTGTACTACGACCTGTACCGCGCCGATGGCACCACACCGTTGCCGCCGAACGAGATTCCGCTGCTGCGCGCCTGGCAGGGCGAGCAGGTGGAGAATGCCGAGATCTGCCTGCAGGCTCAGGGTCAGGCGCCGCGCATCCTGCTCTGCAACGGCGGCCCGCTTGAGCGCCAGACTCGTCAGTCGTCGGCTATTGTGGTCATGCACGACATCACCGAGCTGCGCCAGGCCACCCAGCTGAAAAGCCAGTTTCTCGCCACCGTGAGCCACGAACTGCGTACCCCGCTTACCTCACTCAGCGGCGCCATCAGTTTGCTGCGCGGCGGCACCTGTGGTGAGCTGCCCGCCGCCGCCCAGCGCCTGTTGCAGATCGCCCACGACAACGGGCTCAGACTCAACGAACTGATCAACGACCTGCTCGACCTGGAGAAGCTCGAAGCCGGCAAGCTACCCCTGCTGTGCAGCAACCAGCCGCTCCGCCCGCTGCTAGAACAGGTGCTGGAAGCCAACCGACTCTATGCCCAGCGTTACAAAGTGAGCTTGCGACTGCAGGAACCCTGTGCCAATCCTGAAGTGTATGTTGATCCACGTCGCTTATTGCAGGTGCTGAGCAATTACCTATCCAACGCCGCCAAGTTTTCCCATGAGCACGGCGAGGTGATCGTTGAATGCGAGCAACTGACCGATCAAGTCGAAGTGCGCGTGATCGATCAGGGCATCGGCATTGATAGCGCACAGATCGGCAACCTGTTCCAGAAATTCACCCAGCTGGACGTTGGCGATACCCGCCAGCGCGGCGGCACCGGCTTGGGTCTGGTCATCTGCAAGGAACTGATTGAGCGCATGCAGGGCGAAGTCGGGGTATCATCCACCCTGGGACAAGGCGCGACCTTCTGGTTTCGTCTGCCGTTGACCTCGGGTACGGAGCCGCAATGA
- a CDS encoding ATP-binding protein yields MKQPRYSRLAIKILLLILGASLLEVVLSGWVTQQALRSDMQDLLIEQQARINRNAVELIDRELDIRQQFLATLAGQLALSGRVSYPAAARLIASQRDNINGYFPGGILVLNDQGVAIGESTHVEGRLGTRYADRPHIQQALRSGQPSISKPIMGRTLRTPIISISAPVKNAGGEVIGLIAGVIELERENLFDVAVNLTLGVPSRLFVLDTTHQIYVTATDPKLAMQPLPDDADSPLLAALRSGQKRGLLHNSETGGDDLFIADDVPHLGWRVVSLTPLKQITDKLEPILTQKLVIGLVFFLLLALALVLLLRRAMHPLSAAAQQITQMMEGERPIQPIQINRTDEVGYLVHAFNQLSQRQQQQALELQRERDLLRSQFDQSSDAIVLLDVHSLQILEANPQCSRLLGYSVDRLRGRPFAELLAAEQAALPDLLSQAMAEAGHCNMALLRQFGGSVHCEVTAASVGLPDQRQLMLNLRDISERMRSEQLKNDFVSTVSHELRTPLTSIYGALRLANSGVLHDQPEQARSLLQAAEENSQRLTALINDLLDIDKLEAGKLELSLQPLDLDQQLQDARRMLASTADEAEVHLRLPEPGGQRIMADPQRFQQVLANLLSNAIKFSPPGAQVEIETQACEQQVRLTITDHGDGIPLAFQPNVFQRFAQADATATRQRGGTGLGLAITRSLVRAMHGAIGFSSTPGQGSRFWVSLPRVLPANTQDPRPAAPDSNGSKAHE; encoded by the coding sequence ATGAAGCAGCCGCGTTACAGCCGCCTGGCGATCAAGATACTGTTATTGATTCTGGGTGCCAGCCTGCTCGAAGTCGTGCTCTCCGGCTGGGTAACCCAGCAGGCGTTACGCAGCGACATGCAGGATCTGCTGATCGAGCAGCAGGCACGTATCAATCGCAATGCCGTTGAGCTGATCGACCGCGAGCTGGATATTCGCCAGCAGTTTCTGGCCACCCTGGCAGGTCAGCTGGCCCTCAGCGGCCGGGTCAGTTACCCGGCGGCGGCACGGCTGATCGCCAGCCAGCGCGACAACATCAACGGTTACTTTCCCGGCGGCATTCTGGTGCTCAACGATCAGGGCGTGGCGATCGGCGAATCGACCCACGTGGAGGGTCGCCTGGGAACCCGCTACGCCGATCGCCCGCATATTCAGCAAGCCCTGCGCAGCGGCCAACCCAGCATCAGCAAACCCATCATGGGGCGCACCCTGCGCACGCCCATCATCAGCATCAGCGCGCCGGTCAAGAATGCCGGCGGCGAGGTCATCGGCCTGATCGCCGGCGTGATCGAGCTGGAGCGTGAGAACCTCTTCGATGTGGCCGTGAACCTGACCCTGGGCGTGCCCTCGCGCCTGTTTGTACTGGATACCACGCATCAGATCTACGTCACCGCCACCGATCCGAAATTAGCCATGCAGCCGCTGCCGGACGATGCCGACAGCCCCTTGCTGGCAGCGCTGCGCAGCGGGCAAAAACGGGGGCTGCTGCACAACAGCGAAACCGGCGGCGACGACCTGTTCATTGCCGACGACGTGCCCCACCTGGGCTGGCGCGTGGTCAGCCTGACGCCACTGAAGCAGATCACCGACAAGCTTGAGCCGATTCTCACGCAGAAACTGGTCATCGGGCTGGTGTTCTTCCTGCTGTTGGCGCTGGCGCTGGTACTGCTGCTGCGCCGCGCCATGCATCCGCTCAGCGCCGCGGCCCAGCAAATTACCCAGATGATGGAGGGCGAACGGCCCATCCAGCCGATCCAGATCAACCGCACCGACGAGGTGGGCTATCTGGTGCATGCCTTCAATCAACTGAGCCAGCGCCAGCAACAGCAGGCGCTGGAGCTACAACGCGAGCGCGATCTGCTGCGTAGCCAGTTCGACCAGTCCTCTGATGCCATCGTGCTGCTGGATGTGCACAGCCTGCAGATTCTCGAAGCCAATCCGCAGTGCTCACGACTACTGGGCTACAGCGTCGACCGGCTGCGCGGGCGGCCCTTCGCCGAGCTGCTGGCCGCCGAGCAAGCAGCGCTGCCTGACTTGCTCAGCCAGGCCATGGCCGAAGCCGGGCACTGCAACATGGCGTTGCTGCGTCAGTTCGGCGGCAGCGTGCACTGCGAAGTAACCGCTGCCAGTGTCGGCTTGCCGGATCAGCGCCAACTCATGCTGAACCTGCGCGATATCTCCGAGCGCATGCGCAGCGAACAGCTGAAAAACGATTTTGTCTCTACCGTCAGCCATGAACTGCGCACCCCGCTAACCAGTATTTATGGCGCACTACGGCTAGCTAACAGTGGCGTACTGCACGACCAGCCCGAACAGGCCAGGTCGCTGTTGCAGGCCGCCGAAGAAAACAGCCAGCGACTCACCGCCCTGATCAATGACCTGCTCGACATCGACAAGCTGGAGGCCGGCAAGCTGGAGCTGAGCCTGCAGCCGCTCGATCTCGATCAGCAACTGCAGGACGCGCGGCGTATGCTTGCCTCGACGGCGGATGAGGCTGAGGTGCACTTGCGACTGCCCGAGCCAGGTGGCCAGCGCATCATGGCCGACCCGCAGCGCTTTCAACAGGTGCTGGCCAATCTGCTATCCAACGCCATCAAGTTTTCACCACCGGGGGCTCAAGTCGAGATCGAAACCCAGGCCTGCGAGCAGCAGGTACGCCTGACGATAACCGATCACGGTGACGGCATACCGCTGGCCTTCCAGCCCAATGTCTTCCAGCGCTTTGCCCAGGCGGATGCCACCGCCACCCGACAGCGCGGCGGCACCGGTCTGGGGCTGGCCATTACCCGCTCGCTAGTGCGCGCCATGCACGGCGCCATCGGCTTCAGCTCCACACCTGGCCAAGGCAGCCGCTTCTGGGTTAGCTTGCCCAGAGTACTGCCTGCCAACACTCAAGACCCGCGCCCTGCCGCGCCCGACAGTAATGGATCAAAGGCCCATGAATAA
- a CDS encoding response regulator, whose amino-acid sequence MNKLERIMHIEDDPSIQEVARVALEIVGGFTVKSCESGAEGLAEAPSFAPQLVLLDVMMPGMDGPQTLVELKKLSCMEGVPVVFMTAKAQTQEVSGYHDLGAAGVIIKPFDPMTLSTQITEIWNSWHD is encoded by the coding sequence ATGAATAAGCTTGAACGTATCATGCACATCGAAGATGACCCGTCGATTCAGGAAGTTGCCCGCGTCGCATTGGAGATAGTCGGCGGGTTTACGGTCAAAAGCTGTGAGTCAGGCGCAGAGGGCCTGGCCGAGGCCCCGAGCTTTGCGCCGCAGCTGGTGCTGCTGGACGTCATGATGCCCGGCATGGACGGCCCGCAAACCCTGGTCGAGCTAAAGAAGCTATCCTGCATGGAAGGCGTGCCAGTGGTGTTCATGACTGCCAAAGCACAAACCCAGGAGGTATCGGGTTACCATGATCTGGGCGCCGCCGGCGTCATCATCAAGCCCTTTGACCCCATGACTCTTTCCACGCAAATCACCGAGATATGGAATAGCTGGCATGACTAA
- a CDS encoding diguanylate cyclase, with protein MTKQDLMDSQLAALEARFRERLRSELADMKALADQLQHTANPGAPVLQDLRDRLHKLAGSAGTFGYTDLGSRCRELEQQAQYELEREHYDHKALDALAIATQHLHMLLQRSTPAAQQPQTLSTAARQTAGGRHIGLLIEEQPLAQQMSKTLTSFGYQISLFRHQQELANASPPLDALIVDTSPRGHNMLLQAPFAERDGQAPPLLVISSQDDFISRLQAVRAGACGFFTKPVDLPSLESRLERSFNNHQGGPFRVLIVDDDTELAARYQLVLGNNGMLVDTASDPNLLLEKMHNFLPDVVLMDISMPDYSGPELAQVIRLNDDWLRVPIVYLSAETNAERQMDALLKAGDDFITKPISDSALLTTVYARAQRARMVSEALARDSLTGLLKHADIKEQVDIEIERARRCQQPMAVAMIDIDHFKSVNDQYGHAFGDNVIRALSNLLRQRLRKVDRLGRYGGEEFVAVLPNCNTTDAWLILEEIREAFNALQFSTDEHTFCCSFSAGISGCEEPEWDCDELLDQADRQLYRAKHAGRNRICSTSRDAADD; from the coding sequence ATGACTAAACAGGATCTGATGGACAGCCAGCTGGCGGCCCTGGAAGCACGATTCCGCGAACGGCTGCGCAGCGAACTGGCCGATATGAAGGCGCTGGCTGACCAGTTGCAGCACACCGCCAACCCCGGCGCGCCTGTGCTGCAAGACCTGCGCGACCGCCTGCACAAGCTGGCGGGCTCGGCTGGCACCTTTGGCTATACCGACCTCGGCAGCCGTTGCCGCGAGCTGGAGCAGCAAGCGCAATACGAGCTCGAGCGTGAGCATTACGACCACAAGGCGCTGGATGCCCTGGCCATCGCCACCCAGCATCTGCACATGTTGCTGCAACGCAGCACGCCGGCCGCGCAGCAACCACAAACCTTGAGTACTGCGGCGCGCCAGACCGCGGGCGGGCGCCACATCGGCCTGCTGATCGAAGAGCAGCCGCTGGCGCAGCAGATGAGTAAAACGCTGACCAGCTTCGGTTATCAAATCAGTCTGTTTCGTCACCAGCAGGAACTGGCCAATGCCAGCCCGCCACTGGATGCGCTGATTGTCGATACCAGCCCCAGGGGCCACAACATGCTGTTGCAGGCGCCCTTTGCCGAACGCGACGGGCAGGCCCCACCGCTGCTGGTCATCAGCTCGCAGGACGATTTCATCAGCCGCCTGCAGGCGGTGCGCGCCGGCGCCTGCGGCTTTTTCACCAAGCCGGTAGACCTGCCGTCGCTGGAAAGCCGGCTGGAGCGCAGCTTCAACAACCACCAGGGCGGGCCCTTCCGCGTGCTGATCGTGGACGACGATACCGAGCTCGCCGCGCGCTACCAGTTGGTGCTGGGCAACAACGGCATGCTGGTCGACACCGCCTCGGACCCCAACCTGCTGCTCGAGAAGATGCACAATTTTCTGCCCGACGTGGTGCTGATGGACATCAGCATGCCCGATTACAGCGGCCCCGAGCTGGCCCAGGTGATACGCCTGAATGACGACTGGCTGCGCGTGCCCATCGTCTACCTCTCGGCAGAGACCAATGCCGAACGGCAGATGGACGCGTTGCTCAAGGCCGGTGATGATTTCATTACCAAACCGATCAGCGACAGCGCTCTTCTGACCACCGTCTACGCTCGCGCACAGCGCGCCCGCATGGTCAGTGAAGCGTTGGCCCGCGACAGCCTGACCGGCCTGCTCAAGCACGCCGATATCAAGGAGCAGGTCGATATTGAGATCGAACGCGCCCGTCGCTGTCAGCAGCCGATGGCCGTGGCGATGATCGATATCGACCACTTCAAGTCGGTCAACGATCAGTACGGCCACGCCTTTGGCGACAACGTGATTCGCGCCCTGTCCAACCTGCTGCGCCAGCGCCTGCGCAAGGTCGATCGGCTGGGCCGCTACGGCGGCGAAGAGTTTGTCGCCGTGCTGCCCAATTGCAACACCACCGACGCCTGGCTGATCCTCGAAGAGATCCGCGAAGCATTCAACGCGCTGCAATTCTCCACCGACGAGCATACCTTCTGCTGCAGCTTCAGCGCTGGCATCAGCGGCTGTGAAGAACCCGAATGGGACTGCGACGAGCTGCTGGACCAGGCTGACCGTCAGCTATATCGCGCCAAACACGCTGGTCGCAACCGCATTTGCAGCACCAGCAGAGACGCCGCCGACGACTGA
- a CDS encoding multidrug ABC transporter permease/ATP-binding protein produces MKLLALLFRDNRLPLLGILLLSVGSALLSVAVIAYVNNRLIAGSSDLGQALLGFLGLLVLLLICATAAQLSLHGLSHRFVYRLRRSLVKRVMDTDIERLEQIGGARILASLSTDIRNITIAFVGLPEMLYGLSLTVAAFAYLAWLSPALFITTLLWLGVTFVVGWLLVSRVHRHIQRMREAEDRLYGNYQDVIDGRKELALNRDRAHRLYQEEFDDNANAYKREIIRADMYHGLSGNWANIMVLGLIGLVFFLAGGLGWASASVAATYALTMLFLRTPMVAAVGTLPHLITAQVSLDKLEALALSPHQADFPPLAKLQPDWQTLTLDGLNYRYPAEEGEGFDVGPLHLQLQRGEVVFIIGGNGSGKSTMARLLTGLYRPHSGRILLDDQPIDADHWVAYRQLFASVFTDFHLFSRLLGPAGEEADAEETRDWLTRLHLDRKVRVAAGRLLDTRLSQGQRKRLALLLGLLEHRDVLLLDEWAADQDPLFRRLFYRELLPALKAAGKTVVAITHDDHYFDQADRILRMDNGQLLELNAEQRRQASSDSLLLI; encoded by the coding sequence ATGAAGCTCCTCGCCCTGCTGTTTCGCGACAATCGCCTGCCCCTGCTGGGCATCCTGCTGCTGAGTGTGGGCAGCGCCCTGCTGAGCGTCGCCGTGATCGCCTACGTCAACAACCGGCTGATCGCCGGTAGCAGTGACCTCGGCCAGGCCCTGCTCGGCTTTCTCGGCTTGCTGGTGCTGCTGTTGATCTGCGCCACCGCCGCGCAATTGAGCTTGCATGGTCTCAGCCACCGCTTCGTCTATCGCCTGCGCCGCTCGTTGGTGAAACGGGTGATGGATACCGATATCGAACGGCTGGAGCAGATCGGCGGCGCGCGCATTCTGGCCAGCCTGTCGACCGACATCCGCAATATCACCATCGCCTTTGTCGGCCTGCCGGAAATGCTCTACGGCCTATCGCTCACCGTCGCCGCCTTTGCCTATCTGGCCTGGCTGTCGCCGGCGCTGTTTATCACCACCCTGCTGTGGCTGGGCGTGACCTTTGTCGTCGGCTGGCTGCTGGTCAGCCGCGTACACCGCCACATTCAGCGCATGCGCGAGGCCGAAGACCGGCTGTATGGCAACTACCAGGATGTGATCGACGGCCGCAAGGAGCTGGCGCTCAACCGCGACCGCGCGCACCGGCTGTATCAGGAAGAGTTTGACGACAACGCCAACGCCTACAAGCGCGAGATCATCCGCGCCGATATGTACCACGGCCTGTCCGGTAACTGGGCCAACATCATGGTTCTGGGGCTGATCGGGCTGGTGTTCTTTCTCGCTGGCGGGCTGGGCTGGGCCAGCGCCAGCGTGGCAGCCACCTACGCGCTGACCATGCTGTTTCTGCGCACGCCCATGGTCGCCGCCGTGGGCACCCTGCCGCACCTGATTACCGCGCAGGTCTCGCTCGACAAACTCGAAGCCCTGGCGCTGAGCCCGCATCAGGCTGATTTCCCGCCGCTGGCAAAACTGCAACCCGACTGGCAGACTCTGACGCTGGACGGCCTCAACTACCGCTACCCGGCGGAAGAGGGCGAGGGCTTCGACGTGGGTCCGCTGCACCTGCAACTGCAGCGCGGCGAGGTGGTATTCATCATCGGCGGCAACGGCAGCGGCAAATCCACCATGGCGCGCCTGCTGACCGGCCTGTATCGCCCGCACAGCGGGCGTATCCTGCTGGACGATCAACCAATCGACGCTGACCATTGGGTCGCCTACCGCCAGCTGTTCGCCAGCGTGTTTACCGACTTCCACCTGTTCAGCCGTCTGCTTGGGCCCGCCGGCGAAGAGGCCGACGCCGAAGAAACCCGTGACTGGCTGACCCGGCTGCACCTGGACCGCAAGGTGCGCGTGGCCGCCGGGCGGCTGCTCGATACCCGCCTGTCGCAGGGCCAGCGCAAGCGCCTGGCGCTGCTGCTGGGTCTGCTCGAACACCGCGACGTGCTGCTGCTCGACGAATGGGCCGCCGATCAGGACCCGCTGTTCCGCCGTCTGTTCTACCGCGAGCTGCTGCCGGCCCTCAAGGCCGCCGGCAAGACCGTGGTCGCCATCACCCACGACGATCACTATTTCGACCAGGCCGACCGTATTTTGCGCATGGACAACGGCCAGTTGTTGGAGCTCAACGCAGAGCAACGACGCCAGGCCAGCAGTGACAGCCTGTTGCTTATATAA
- the fhuF gene encoding siderophore-iron reductase FhuF, whose protein sequence is MIAALASLFQGPLAPLGDWLTLVDDPRPGISMADYLNSEQLSDQLQRFAPQYVNADQRALVSLWGKYHFMRLVAPVVTASLLANWRLPVHFNEVAVIVGDDGLPSAFKLPDQGAAWSSGPRDGFSRFESLFDGHLDVLIRDLAARYKVAPKVFWSSVGHYYEWIVEEVAKLPVAPERLAQARQLISDSSRPDGLRNPLYGCVRYRERAGAPELHRERKHCCIRYLLPDKALCSNCPHLDKPPAGYDPAGRSD, encoded by the coding sequence ATGATTGCCGCACTTGCTTCACTGTTTCAGGGCCCGCTGGCGCCCTTGGGCGACTGGCTGACGCTGGTCGATGACCCAAGGCCAGGTATCAGCATGGCCGACTACCTGAACAGCGAGCAGCTGAGCGACCAGTTGCAGCGCTTTGCCCCGCAGTACGTCAATGCCGATCAACGCGCGCTGGTCTCGCTCTGGGGCAAGTACCACTTCATGCGGCTGGTGGCGCCGGTGGTCACAGCCAGCCTGCTGGCCAACTGGCGGCTGCCGGTGCACTTCAACGAGGTCGCGGTGATCGTCGGCGACGACGGCCTGCCCAGCGCCTTCAAACTGCCGGATCAGGGCGCGGCCTGGTCAAGCGGGCCGCGCGACGGCTTCAGCCGCTTTGAAAGCCTGTTTGATGGCCACCTGGATGTGCTGATCCGCGACCTGGCGGCGCGTTACAAGGTCGCGCCCAAGGTGTTCTGGAGCAGCGTGGGGCATTATTACGAATGGATTGTCGAGGAGGTGGCCAAGCTGCCGGTCGCCCCCGAGCGGCTGGCGCAGGCGCGGCAACTGATCAGCGACAGCAGCCGGCCAGATGGCCTGCGCAACCCGCTGTATGGCTGCGTACGCTACCGTGAACGCGCCGGTGCGCCTGAACTGCACCGCGAGCGCAAGCATTGCTGCATTCGCTATCTGCTGCCAGACAAAGCCCTGTGCAGCAACTGCCCGCACCTGGACAAACCACCGGCTGGCTACGACCCGGCGGGGCGCAGCGACTGA